A window of the Macrobrachium rosenbergii isolate ZJJX-2024 chromosome 43, ASM4041242v1, whole genome shotgun sequence genome harbors these coding sequences:
- the LOC136828934 gene encoding beta-1,4-glucuronyltransferase 1-like isoform X3 translates to MAAAGGNEAGGSKWWLCGRVNNMLWTRAWRRWQRWACVGIGVVVGAWLLLAAPCALLACPPRDAPEEKSESTGPSQESSDAAHLVCDTLSLVPAGRMREPKGSPQLGDDGPYNVLYEWIPSSRTYTNNESVTYTTHTTPEMVSHVGELASRWSGPLSVAVYVPYSDFCIAASRVARLRACGPAAVREKVTWHLFWPKDSPPASDWRLMVDESTLDCSKDDIASVKGFRTIEGLPYPVNVARNVARSAASTWFVLPSDVELYPSAGLAEQFLKMVGQVAAGKDLRVSSAWPRVYVVPVFEVASVVPGNKEELVKQYQRNDAVYFHRHVCAHCQRFPALTDWIKLMGTPGTIQAFSVVKRQYPYHRWEPIYICTKKEPLYDERLSWEGLQDKMTQMHELCLRDYHLVILDRGFLVHAPGIKRRTKSNAKDNAWRDPFVAKNSRVYDQIMEEMQTKFGPSEKCRRH, encoded by the exons GCTGCAGCGGGAGGCAATGAAGCAGGTGGTAGTAAATGGTGGCTTTGTGGCCGAGTAAACAACATGTTGTGGACAAGGGCATGGCGGCGTTGGCAGAGGTGGGCATGTGTTGGCATTGGAGTAGTTGTGGGAGCATGGTTGTTATTAGCAGCTCCATGTGCCCTGTTGGCCTGTCCGCCCAGAGATGCTCcagaagaaaaaagtgaaagtacGGGCCCCTCACAAGAAAGCAGCGATGCCGCGCACCTCGTCTGCGACACGCTTTCACTGGTACCTGCAGGGCGTATGCGGGAACCAAAAGGTTCCCCTCAACTGGGCGATGATGGCCCATATAACGTCCTTTATGAATGGATCCCCAGTTCACGTACCTACACGAACAATGAGTCCGTGACGTACACGACCCACACAACTCCTGAAATGGTCAGCCACGTTGGAGAGCTGGCTTCCCGCTGGTCGGGACCTCTCTCTGTGGCCGTATACGTTCCTTATTCAGACTTCTGCATAGCTGCGTCTCGCGTGGCGCGTCTCAGAGCGTGTGGCCCAGCAGCTGTCAGAGAAAAGGTCACGTGGCACTTGTTTTGGCCCAAAGATTCACCGCCTGCTTCAGACTGGCGTCTCATGGTGGACGAATCCACTTTAGACTGCAGCAAAGATGACATAGCATCCGTCAAAGGCTTCCGTACCATAGAGGGATTGCCTTACCCCGTCAATGTTGCTCGAAATGTTGCAAGATCAGCGGCATCGACGTGGTTTGTTCTTCCCTCAGACGTGGAGTTGTATCCGTCAGCGGGTCTGGCTGAACAGTTCCTCAAGATGGTTGGACAAGTGGCAGCCGGGAAGGACCTAAGGgtttccagtgcttggcctcgtGTTTACGTCGTGCCTGTTTTTGAAGTGGCGTCGGTGGTGCCAGGCAATAAAGAGGAACTAGTGAAGCAGTACCAGAGAAATGATGCTGTCTACTTTCACCGCCATGTGTGTGCTCACTGCCAAAGATTTCCTGCGCTTACAGACTGGATTAAGCTCATGGGTACTCCAGGAACAATACAG GCCTTTTCGGTAGTGAAGCGGCAATACCCCTATCACAGATGGGAGCCTATCTACATCTGTACTAAAAAAGAGCCCCTATACGACGAGAGACTGTCGTGGGAGGGCTTGCAAGATAAAATGACGcag ATGCATGAATTATGCCTCCGGGATTATCATCTCGTCATCTTGGACCGGGgcttcctcgtccacgcccctggcATCAAGAGGAGGACGAAAAGCAACGCCAAGGATAACGCCTGGCGCGACCCGTTCGTTGCGAAGAACTCCAGAGTCTACGACCAGATCATGGAGGAGATGCAGACCAAATTCGGTCCCAGTGAAAAGTGTCGTCGACATTAG
- the LOC136828934 gene encoding beta-1,4-glucuronyltransferase 1-like isoform X4 has protein sequence MAAAGGNEAGGSKWWLCGRVNNMLWTRAWRRWQRWACVGIGVVVGAWLLLAAPCALLACPPRDAPEEKSESTGPSQESSDAAHLVCDTLSLVPAGRMREPKGSPQLGDDGPYNVLYEWIPSSRTYTNNESVTYTTHTTPEMVSHVGELASRWSGPLSVAVYVPYSDFCIAASRVARLRACGPAAVREKVTWHLFWPKDSPPASDWRLMVDESTLDCSKDDIASVKGFRTIEGLPYPVNVARNVARSAASTWFVLPSDVELYPSAGLAEQFLKMVGQVAAGKDLRVSSAWPRVYVVPVFEVASVVPGNKEELVKQYQRNDAVYFHRHVCAHCQRFPALTDWIKLMGTPGTIQAFSVVKRQYPYHRWEPIYICTKKEPLYDERLSWEGLQDKMTQMHELCLRDYHLVILDRGFLVHAPGIKRRTKSNAKDNAWRDPFVAKNSRVYDQIMEEMQTKFGPSEKCRRH, from the exons ATG GCTGCAGCGGGAGGCAATGAAGCAGGTGGTAGTAAATGGTGGCTTTGTGGCCGAGTAAACAACATGTTGTGGACAAGGGCATGGCGGCGTTGGCAGAGGTGGGCATGTGTTGGCATTGGAGTAGTTGTGGGAGCATGGTTGTTATTAGCAGCTCCATGTGCCCTGTTGGCCTGTCCGCCCAGAGATGCTCcagaagaaaaaagtgaaagtacGGGCCCCTCACAAGAAAGCAGCGATGCCGCGCACCTCGTCTGCGACACGCTTTCACTGGTACCTGCAGGGCGTATGCGGGAACCAAAAGGTTCCCCTCAACTGGGCGATGATGGCCCATATAACGTCCTTTATGAATGGATCCCCAGTTCACGTACCTACACGAACAATGAGTCCGTGACGTACACGACCCACACAACTCCTGAAATGGTCAGCCACGTTGGAGAGCTGGCTTCCCGCTGGTCGGGACCTCTCTCTGTGGCCGTATACGTTCCTTATTCAGACTTCTGCATAGCTGCGTCTCGCGTGGCGCGTCTCAGAGCGTGTGGCCCAGCAGCTGTCAGAGAAAAGGTCACGTGGCACTTGTTTTGGCCCAAAGATTCACCGCCTGCTTCAGACTGGCGTCTCATGGTGGACGAATCCACTTTAGACTGCAGCAAAGATGACATAGCATCCGTCAAAGGCTTCCGTACCATAGAGGGATTGCCTTACCCCGTCAATGTTGCTCGAAATGTTGCAAGATCAGCGGCATCGACGTGGTTTGTTCTTCCCTCAGACGTGGAGTTGTATCCGTCAGCGGGTCTGGCTGAACAGTTCCTCAAGATGGTTGGACAAGTGGCAGCCGGGAAGGACCTAAGGgtttccagtgcttggcctcgtGTTTACGTCGTGCCTGTTTTTGAAGTGGCGTCGGTGGTGCCAGGCAATAAAGAGGAACTAGTGAAGCAGTACCAGAGAAATGATGCTGTCTACTTTCACCGCCATGTGTGTGCTCACTGCCAAAGATTTCCTGCGCTTACAGACTGGATTAAGCTCATGGGTACTCCAGGAACAATACAG GCCTTTTCGGTAGTGAAGCGGCAATACCCCTATCACAGATGGGAGCCTATCTACATCTGTACTAAAAAAGAGCCCCTATACGACGAGAGACTGTCGTGGGAGGGCTTGCAAGATAAAATGACGcag ATGCATGAATTATGCCTCCGGGATTATCATCTCGTCATCTTGGACCGGGgcttcctcgtccacgcccctggcATCAAGAGGAGGACGAAAAGCAACGCCAAGGATAACGCCTGGCGCGACCCGTTCGTTGCGAAGAACTCCAGAGTCTACGACCAGATCATGGAGGAGATGCAGACCAAATTCGGTCCCAGTGAAAAGTGTCGTCGACATTAG
- the LOC136828934 gene encoding beta-1,4-glucuronyltransferase 1-like isoform X2 — protein MLFNHKAAAGGNEAGGSKWWLCGRVNNMLWTRAWRRWQRWACVGIGVVVGAWLLLAAPCALLACPPRDAPEEKSESTGPSQESSDAAHLVCDTLSLVPAGRMREPKGSPQLGDDGPYNVLYEWIPSSRTYTNNESVTYTTHTTPEMVSHVGELASRWSGPLSVAVYVPYSDFCIAASRVARLRACGPAAVREKVTWHLFWPKDSPPASDWRLMVDESTLDCSKDDIASVKGFRTIEGLPYPVNVARNVARSAASTWFVLPSDVELYPSAGLAEQFLKMVGQVAAGKDLRVSSAWPRVYVVPVFEVASVVPGNKEELVKQYQRNDAVYFHRHVCAHCQRFPALTDWIKLMGTPGTIQAFSVVKRQYPYHRWEPIYICTKKEPLYDERLSWEGLQDKMTQMHELCLRDYHLVILDRGFLVHAPGIKRRTKSNAKDNAWRDPFVAKNSRVYDQIMEEMQTKFGPSEKCRRH, from the exons GCTGCAGCGGGAGGCAATGAAGCAGGTGGTAGTAAATGGTGGCTTTGTGGCCGAGTAAACAACATGTTGTGGACAAGGGCATGGCGGCGTTGGCAGAGGTGGGCATGTGTTGGCATTGGAGTAGTTGTGGGAGCATGGTTGTTATTAGCAGCTCCATGTGCCCTGTTGGCCTGTCCGCCCAGAGATGCTCcagaagaaaaaagtgaaagtacGGGCCCCTCACAAGAAAGCAGCGATGCCGCGCACCTCGTCTGCGACACGCTTTCACTGGTACCTGCAGGGCGTATGCGGGAACCAAAAGGTTCCCCTCAACTGGGCGATGATGGCCCATATAACGTCCTTTATGAATGGATCCCCAGTTCACGTACCTACACGAACAATGAGTCCGTGACGTACACGACCCACACAACTCCTGAAATGGTCAGCCACGTTGGAGAGCTGGCTTCCCGCTGGTCGGGACCTCTCTCTGTGGCCGTATACGTTCCTTATTCAGACTTCTGCATAGCTGCGTCTCGCGTGGCGCGTCTCAGAGCGTGTGGCCCAGCAGCTGTCAGAGAAAAGGTCACGTGGCACTTGTTTTGGCCCAAAGATTCACCGCCTGCTTCAGACTGGCGTCTCATGGTGGACGAATCCACTTTAGACTGCAGCAAAGATGACATAGCATCCGTCAAAGGCTTCCGTACCATAGAGGGATTGCCTTACCCCGTCAATGTTGCTCGAAATGTTGCAAGATCAGCGGCATCGACGTGGTTTGTTCTTCCCTCAGACGTGGAGTTGTATCCGTCAGCGGGTCTGGCTGAACAGTTCCTCAAGATGGTTGGACAAGTGGCAGCCGGGAAGGACCTAAGGgtttccagtgcttggcctcgtGTTTACGTCGTGCCTGTTTTTGAAGTGGCGTCGGTGGTGCCAGGCAATAAAGAGGAACTAGTGAAGCAGTACCAGAGAAATGATGCTGTCTACTTTCACCGCCATGTGTGTGCTCACTGCCAAAGATTTCCTGCGCTTACAGACTGGATTAAGCTCATGGGTACTCCAGGAACAATACAG GCCTTTTCGGTAGTGAAGCGGCAATACCCCTATCACAGATGGGAGCCTATCTACATCTGTACTAAAAAAGAGCCCCTATACGACGAGAGACTGTCGTGGGAGGGCTTGCAAGATAAAATGACGcag ATGCATGAATTATGCCTCCGGGATTATCATCTCGTCATCTTGGACCGGGgcttcctcgtccacgcccctggcATCAAGAGGAGGACGAAAAGCAACGCCAAGGATAACGCCTGGCGCGACCCGTTCGTTGCGAAGAACTCCAGAGTCTACGACCAGATCATGGAGGAGATGCAGACCAAATTCGGTCCCAGTGAAAAGTGTCGTCGACATTAG
- the LOC136828934 gene encoding beta-1,4-glucuronyltransferase 1-like isoform X1, with product MKEMTQGMIIHPGILIKAAAGGNEAGGSKWWLCGRVNNMLWTRAWRRWQRWACVGIGVVVGAWLLLAAPCALLACPPRDAPEEKSESTGPSQESSDAAHLVCDTLSLVPAGRMREPKGSPQLGDDGPYNVLYEWIPSSRTYTNNESVTYTTHTTPEMVSHVGELASRWSGPLSVAVYVPYSDFCIAASRVARLRACGPAAVREKVTWHLFWPKDSPPASDWRLMVDESTLDCSKDDIASVKGFRTIEGLPYPVNVARNVARSAASTWFVLPSDVELYPSAGLAEQFLKMVGQVAAGKDLRVSSAWPRVYVVPVFEVASVVPGNKEELVKQYQRNDAVYFHRHVCAHCQRFPALTDWIKLMGTPGTIQAFSVVKRQYPYHRWEPIYICTKKEPLYDERLSWEGLQDKMTQMHELCLRDYHLVILDRGFLVHAPGIKRRTKSNAKDNAWRDPFVAKNSRVYDQIMEEMQTKFGPSEKCRRH from the exons GCTGCAGCGGGAGGCAATGAAGCAGGTGGTAGTAAATGGTGGCTTTGTGGCCGAGTAAACAACATGTTGTGGACAAGGGCATGGCGGCGTTGGCAGAGGTGGGCATGTGTTGGCATTGGAGTAGTTGTGGGAGCATGGTTGTTATTAGCAGCTCCATGTGCCCTGTTGGCCTGTCCGCCCAGAGATGCTCcagaagaaaaaagtgaaagtacGGGCCCCTCACAAGAAAGCAGCGATGCCGCGCACCTCGTCTGCGACACGCTTTCACTGGTACCTGCAGGGCGTATGCGGGAACCAAAAGGTTCCCCTCAACTGGGCGATGATGGCCCATATAACGTCCTTTATGAATGGATCCCCAGTTCACGTACCTACACGAACAATGAGTCCGTGACGTACACGACCCACACAACTCCTGAAATGGTCAGCCACGTTGGAGAGCTGGCTTCCCGCTGGTCGGGACCTCTCTCTGTGGCCGTATACGTTCCTTATTCAGACTTCTGCATAGCTGCGTCTCGCGTGGCGCGTCTCAGAGCGTGTGGCCCAGCAGCTGTCAGAGAAAAGGTCACGTGGCACTTGTTTTGGCCCAAAGATTCACCGCCTGCTTCAGACTGGCGTCTCATGGTGGACGAATCCACTTTAGACTGCAGCAAAGATGACATAGCATCCGTCAAAGGCTTCCGTACCATAGAGGGATTGCCTTACCCCGTCAATGTTGCTCGAAATGTTGCAAGATCAGCGGCATCGACGTGGTTTGTTCTTCCCTCAGACGTGGAGTTGTATCCGTCAGCGGGTCTGGCTGAACAGTTCCTCAAGATGGTTGGACAAGTGGCAGCCGGGAAGGACCTAAGGgtttccagtgcttggcctcgtGTTTACGTCGTGCCTGTTTTTGAAGTGGCGTCGGTGGTGCCAGGCAATAAAGAGGAACTAGTGAAGCAGTACCAGAGAAATGATGCTGTCTACTTTCACCGCCATGTGTGTGCTCACTGCCAAAGATTTCCTGCGCTTACAGACTGGATTAAGCTCATGGGTACTCCAGGAACAATACAG GCCTTTTCGGTAGTGAAGCGGCAATACCCCTATCACAGATGGGAGCCTATCTACATCTGTACTAAAAAAGAGCCCCTATACGACGAGAGACTGTCGTGGGAGGGCTTGCAAGATAAAATGACGcag ATGCATGAATTATGCCTCCGGGATTATCATCTCGTCATCTTGGACCGGGgcttcctcgtccacgcccctggcATCAAGAGGAGGACGAAAAGCAACGCCAAGGATAACGCCTGGCGCGACCCGTTCGTTGCGAAGAACTCCAGAGTCTACGACCAGATCATGGAGGAGATGCAGACCAAATTCGGTCCCAGTGAAAAGTGTCGTCGACATTAG